A genomic region of Phragmites australis chromosome 2, lpPhrAust1.1, whole genome shotgun sequence contains the following coding sequences:
- the LOC133910097 gene encoding dof zinc finger protein 5-like — protein MLSHVEMAPAAGGFKLFGKVITQCTEGAPPAPQEPAASRPAFARERDDPDERDQPVVKREAAAAAAEYEAHDEKQHYRSGAEVPAESGENKGQLPRAASRQQQQQDTAEARAAAAASSAPPLPCPRCRSRNTKFCYFNNYNVNQPRHFCKDCHRYWTAGGALRNVPVGAGRRKNRPLGPVVATGVPGHHHLQHRAAVAAGAATAVGFVLGFPNNPSSPASPSPVYADRWPVCPDRRF, from the coding sequence ATGCTGTCCCACGTCGAGATGGCACCCGCAGCCGGCGGGTTCAAGCTCTTCGGCAAGGTCATCACGCAGTGCACCGAGGGCGCCCCGCCGGCACCGCAGGAGCCGGCGGCGTCGAGGCCTGCCTTCGCGCGGGAGAGAGACGACCCGGACGAGCGGGACCAGCCGGTGGTCAAGCGggaggcggctgcggcggcggcagaaTACGAGGCCCACGACGAGAAGCAGCACTACCGCAGCGGGGCGGAGGTGCCGGCCGAGAGCGGGGAAAACAAAGGGCAGCTGCCGCGCGCGGCGTCGcggcagcaacagcagcaggatACCGCGGAGGCGcgcgcggctgcggcggcgtcttcggcgccgccgctgccgtgtCCGCGGTGCCGGAGCCGGAACACCAAGTTCTGCTACTTCAACAACTACAACGTCAACCAGCCACGCCACTTCTGCAAGGACTGCCACCGCTATTGGACCGCCGGCGGCGCGCTCCGCAACGTCCCCGTGGGTGCCGGCCGACGCAAGAACCGGCCCCTCGGCCCCGTCGTCGCCACCGGCGTCCccggccaccaccacctccagcaCCGCGCGGCGGTGGCCGCCGGCGCAGCAACGGCAGTGGGCTTCGTCCTCGGCTTCCCCAACAACCCGTCCTCCCCTGCCTCGCCGTCGCCGGTCTACGCCGATCGGTGGCCGGTCTGCCCTGACCGCCGGTTCTGA